From Priestia aryabhattai, a single genomic window includes:
- a CDS encoding helix-turn-helix domain-containing protein has product MDSVLQMRGTIYEDGYGLIAQKVMRDKTLPKQSKLIYAYMCSFASVGANGDRVAFPSVSLQCNELGMTEDTYYKWRKPLEEKGYLTIEKTERKKGQFQRNLYYIEAVPVPKPVEPEPVEENVLSDEQVQQIEESIPYPKNSGEVSPYPNSSCTENSCTENQGTNINNSNSNSLNINNNNKNQTIPNPYSELNELNLPIIVSRKIKENMVRIGQDSIKLSDIEIHFNTCQKVSDTNSEDMINQYEYADILDNLLQKASSPIRSIKALMNSWINTYIGFKQTDKLDQFYNWLDGEEEPQQVEFQPIDFRHTISDNDLPY; this is encoded by the coding sequence ATGGATTCAGTACTACAAATGAGAGGCACAATCTATGAAGATGGTTATGGATTGATTGCTCAAAAAGTAATGAGAGATAAAACTTTACCAAAACAATCAAAATTAATTTATGCGTATATGTGTAGTTTTGCAAGTGTAGGAGCAAACGGAGATCGCGTAGCATTTCCTAGTGTAAGTCTTCAATGTAATGAACTAGGTATGACTGAGGACACTTACTATAAGTGGAGAAAACCATTAGAAGAAAAAGGTTATTTAACGATTGAAAAGACTGAAAGAAAAAAAGGACAGTTTCAGAGAAATCTATACTATATAGAAGCTGTTCCAGTACCTAAACCAGTAGAACCTGAACCAGTAGAAGAAAATGTTTTATCTGATGAACAGGTACAACAAATAGAGGAAAGTATACCGTACCCTAAAAATTCGGGTGAGGTTTCACCATACCCTAATTCTTCGTGTACGGAAAACTCGTGCACGGAAAATCAGGGTACTAACATTAATAACTCTAACAGTAATAGCTTAAACATTAATAATAATAATAAAAACCAAACCATACCTAACCCATATAGTGAATTAAATGAATTAAACCTACCTATCATTGTAAGTAGAAAAATAAAAGAAAACATGGTTAGGATTGGTCAGGATTCTATAAAACTATCTGACATAGAAATACATTTTAATACGTGTCAAAAAGTAAGTGATACAAATTCAGAAGATATGATAAATCAATATGAGTATGCTGATATACTAGATAACCTTTTACAAAAAGCTAGTTCTCCAATTCGTAGCATAAAAGCACTAATGAATTCGTGGATTAATACGTATATAGGTTTTAAACAAACGGACAAGCTAGACCAATTCTATAACTGGCTTGACGGAGAGGAAGAACCCCAACAAGTGGAGTTTCAACCTATAGACTTTAGACATACTATTTCAGATAATGACCTGCCTTATTAA
- a CDS encoding helix-turn-helix domain-containing protein — MGTKLTSKQVQTIKELYVKGKTYSEIKEALNLQLSNTTIVKYTRGLEREHPSQLSEEQIQVVRRMYKKGRTYEEIREITNASVRTILKYTKGIKRTGKRKYTYNPPVFKRNCDHCGKYYESHRRRYCSEECYYEVNKENAMKRSQALRQ, encoded by the coding sequence ATGGGAACGAAACTAACTAGCAAACAAGTTCAAACAATAAAAGAGTTATATGTAAAAGGCAAAACGTATTCCGAAATTAAAGAAGCTCTAAATCTACAACTTTCTAATACGACGATTGTGAAATATACCCGAGGTTTAGAAAGGGAACATCCGAGCCAGTTAAGCGAGGAACAAATTCAAGTCGTCCGAAGAATGTATAAAAAGGGTAGAACCTATGAGGAAATACGAGAAATCACGAATGCTTCTGTTCGTACGATTTTGAAATATACAAAAGGCATAAAAAGGACGGGCAAACGAAAGTATACGTATAATCCGCCTGTCTTTAAACGAAATTGTGACCACTGTGGAAAGTATTACGAGAGTCATAGGAGAAGATATTGCTCAGAGGAATGCTATTACGAAGTGAATAAAGAGAATGCTATGAAGAGAAGTCAAGCACTTAGACAATAA
- a CDS encoding DUF7694 domain-containing protein yields the protein MRDLSHLDPFRIPLMGDMGDSTNGAFRLKIKGETYTVIASDGGGWEHVSIAHKHKIPSWKTMCELKDLFFGEEEVVMQLHPKKSEYVNNHENCLHLWRPTREVIPIPPRHMVGI from the coding sequence GTGAGAGATTTAAGCCATTTGGATCCTTTTCGCATTCCACTAATGGGCGATATGGGCGATTCCACAAACGGAGCGTTTCGTCTGAAAATCAAAGGGGAGACGTATACTGTCATTGCTTCTGATGGAGGAGGGTGGGAGCATGTTTCCATTGCTCATAAACACAAAATTCCTTCATGGAAAACGATGTGTGAATTAAAAGACCTGTTCTTTGGAGAAGAGGAAGTGGTCATGCAGTTACACCCGAAGAAATCTGAATATGTAAATAATCACGAAAATTGTCTGCACCTATGGAGACCTACGAGAGAAGTTATTCCAATCCCACCAAGACATATGGTTGGTATCTAA
- a CDS encoding amidoligase family protein, with translation MATFTNVEVVRTDKKIGVEIEFFGATREEVAEKIKEKGLKIKVEGWSNRKSFKGEWKLTTDASVTSTGTGAGRGLEIVSPPLTIDEMQRQLQLVCEALNEVNAQVDRTCGVHVHHEIDDLALEDIKNIYRIYKKHNTVIDEFMPKSRRADSIYNRYCGGLTDLDMQRVERAESIAELGYGERYRTLNFQSYVKYGTIEFRQHSGTTEFEKIFNWILITQMMVASAKKKKTIKPLAPSANPTMAFNKEIGIYNTVQGVWVRDRKKALKKVA, from the coding sequence ATGGCAACTTTCACAAACGTAGAGGTAGTAAGAACAGATAAAAAAATCGGTGTAGAAATTGAGTTCTTCGGAGCAACTAGAGAAGAAGTCGCTGAAAAAATTAAAGAAAAAGGATTAAAAATTAAAGTAGAAGGTTGGTCAAATCGTAAATCTTTTAAAGGGGAATGGAAGCTAACAACTGACGCTTCTGTAACTTCAACAGGAACTGGTGCAGGACGTGGTCTTGAAATCGTATCTCCACCTTTAACAATCGATGAAATGCAACGTCAACTGCAATTAGTATGTGAAGCACTAAATGAAGTGAATGCACAAGTAGATAGAACATGTGGCGTACACGTTCACCACGAAATCGATGACCTTGCTTTAGAAGATATTAAAAACATCTACCGTATTTATAAAAAACATAATACAGTGATTGACGAGTTCATGCCGAAATCACGTAGAGCTGATTCAATCTATAATCGCTACTGTGGTGGTTTAACAGATTTAGATATGCAACGTGTTGAGAGAGCTGAAAGCATTGCTGAGCTAGGATATGGAGAGCGTTATCGTACTTTAAACTTCCAGTCTTACGTAAAATACGGAACTATCGAATTTCGTCAGCATAGCGGAACAACTGAATTTGAGAAGATTTTTAACTGGATCTTAATTACTCAAATGATGGTGGCATCGGCAAAGAAAAAGAAAACAATCAAACCACTTGCTCCAAGTGCAAATCCTACAATGGCATTTAATAAAGAAATCGGTATCTATAACACAGTTCAAGGTGTTTGGGTACGTGACAGAAAGAAAGCATTAAAGAAAGTAGCTTAA
- a CDS encoding DUF3846 domain-containing protein: protein MLKVIIVEPNKMPYVGEIGDGLYCMRKIVGGYIECVNLGIGLTLVCNEEGKLNGLPPNRIVGGDVIAGTFFLTKRDANTGDFVDLSELEIEMLMGDFCEFVIGR, encoded by the coding sequence ATGTTGAAGGTTATTATAGTTGAGCCAAATAAAATGCCATACGTGGGAGAAATCGGCGATGGATTGTATTGTATGAGAAAAATTGTGGGTGGATATATCGAATGCGTCAATTTGGGTATAGGATTAACTCTAGTATGTAATGAAGAAGGCAAGCTGAATGGATTACCTCCAAACCGTATTGTCGGTGGGGATGTGATTGCAGGAACTTTCTTTCTCACGAAAAGGGATGCTAATACAGGGGATTTTGTTGACCTGTCAGAACTTGAAATCGAAATGCTAATGGGCGATTTTTGCGAATTCGTTATAGGGAGGTAA
- a CDS encoding RecB family exonuclease, with protein sequence MLPVPYLSISQINKYLTCPKQYEFRYVQKIPESKGSPLVVGSSFHKVIEESNRQKLDTGEILSDEEMKDIYDSYWKKNVHDIDWKDDENPDEEKERGFILAKAYLNDDIGKSLNPAGFEAKFDVEVEGIPFRGFIDIIEEDGHIRDLKTSKKTPAADVAEQSLQLAGYSYAYRYLTGNYEAGCSLDYAVSLKTGPKIVRRETEITDYRMDRFKDTFYNVANAIDKEIYYRNEGTACSWCSFRDICKGE encoded by the coding sequence ATGCTACCAGTACCGTATTTGAGTATTTCACAGATTAATAAGTATTTAACGTGTCCGAAGCAGTATGAATTCCGATACGTTCAAAAGATACCTGAGAGCAAAGGGAGCCCGCTTGTCGTGGGTTCTTCTTTTCATAAGGTTATAGAGGAAAGCAACCGTCAAAAACTCGATACAGGGGAAATTCTGAGCGATGAAGAAATGAAAGACATCTATGATAGCTACTGGAAGAAAAACGTTCATGATATTGATTGGAAAGATGACGAAAACCCTGACGAGGAAAAGGAACGTGGATTTATTCTTGCTAAAGCCTATCTAAATGACGATATCGGGAAATCATTAAACCCTGCGGGATTTGAAGCTAAGTTTGATGTGGAAGTAGAAGGCATTCCGTTTCGTGGGTTTATTGACATCATAGAAGAGGATGGACATATACGCGATCTCAAGACCTCGAAAAAAACACCCGCTGCGGATGTAGCCGAACAGAGTCTGCAGTTAGCAGGATATAGCTATGCTTACAGATACTTAACCGGCAATTACGAAGCGGGATGTAGTTTAGACTATGCGGTTTCCCTAAAGACTGGACCTAAGATTGTAAGAAGGGAAACGGAAATAACAGATTATCGAATGGATAGATTTAAGGATACGTTTTATAATGTGGCAAATGCGATTGATAAGGAGATTTATTATCGGAATGAGGGTACAGCGTGTAGTTGGTGTTCGTTTCGTGATATTTGTAAGGGAGAATAA
- a CDS encoding helix-turn-helix transcriptional regulator, whose amino-acid sequence MGNFKKIGRDFIKEKYPELNEILFDSMSAIFGNLVSAKRMSKGLSQDELASMADVSQKTISRVEGGSSNVTMHTYQKLFRILDISNEEVAEALQKKAKRGNKPLVTIY is encoded by the coding sequence ATGGGTAACTTTAAAAAAATAGGACGCGACTTTATTAAAGAGAAATATCCTGAGTTAAACGAGATTCTATTTGATAGTATGTCAGCTATCTTTGGCAATCTCGTATCAGCAAAACGTATGAGCAAGGGTCTATCCCAAGACGAGCTTGCTTCTATGGCTGACGTGTCCCAAAAAACCATTTCAAGAGTAGAGGGTGGTAGCAGTAATGTGACAATGCACACATACCAAAAACTGTTCCGCATCCTAGACATCAGCAATGAGGAAGTGGCTGAGGCACTCCAAAAAAAGGCTAAACGGGGGAACAAGCCTTTAGTTACTATTTATTAA
- a CDS encoding gamma-glutamylcyclotransferase family protein, translating into MKNSIPTIKMLGKTMYLYWCYGSNLNQEQMSKRCPDAIPLERAELPSHKLLFRGNSRGFGVATVERDNGSSIPGALWAISERDMKTLDRYEGYPRLYTRGTIRVVNEDGQILDAMTYWMHQSYPKAMPSNDYITTIYNGYMDFGLDARRLHSFYQKHIDELLSEELEYGL; encoded by the coding sequence ATGAAGAACAGCATACCTACAATCAAGATGTTAGGAAAGACCATGTATTTATATTGGTGCTATGGAAGTAACTTAAATCAGGAACAAATGAGCAAACGTTGCCCCGATGCGATACCTCTAGAACGTGCGGAGCTTCCATCACACAAGCTTCTTTTTCGTGGGAATAGTAGAGGATTCGGAGTAGCTACAGTTGAACGAGATAATGGATCTTCTATTCCAGGCGCTTTGTGGGCCATAAGTGAAAGAGACATGAAAACCTTAGACCGCTATGAAGGATACCCAAGATTATATACAAGGGGAACGATTCGGGTTGTGAATGAGGATGGACAGATTTTGGATGCTATGACCTACTGGATGCACCAAAGCTATCCAAAGGCTATGCCAAGCAATGATTACATCACGACTATTTATAACGGATATATGGATTTTGGTTTAGATGCAAGACGACTTCATTCTTTTTATCAAAAACACATTGATGAATTACTATCGGAGGAACTAGAATATGGACTTTAA
- a CDS encoding Ltp family lipoprotein yields the protein MAKIKKAKKPFYKRVWVWVLGVIIVAAIASGGEEDTATESTATEEKAVTEKADTKTEATKEEEPKVEAVTEEPAQEEPVQEEPAKPEVSLSQQNAISKAEDYLAFTAFSHSGLIEQLTFDGFSKEEATFAVDNITVDWKEQAVKKGQAYLDMTSFSRSGLIEQLTFDGFSNEEATHAVDTLGL from the coding sequence ATGGCAAAAATCAAAAAGGCAAAAAAACCATTCTATAAAAGAGTTTGGGTATGGGTATTAGGAGTTATCATCGTTGCGGCAATTGCAAGCGGTGGTGAGGAAGATACAGCAACAGAATCAACAGCAACTGAAGAAAAAGCCGTTACAGAAAAAGCAGATACAAAGACAGAAGCAACGAAAGAAGAAGAACCGAAGGTAGAAGCAGTAACAGAAGAACCAGCGCAAGAGGAACCAGTACAAGAAGAACCGGCGAAACCTGAAGTAAGTCTTTCACAGCAAAACGCAATTTCAAAAGCTGAAGATTATCTTGCCTTTACCGCATTTTCTCATTCAGGACTTATCGAGCAATTGACGTTTGACGGATTCAGTAAGGAAGAAGCAACATTCGCAGTTGATAACATTACTGTTGATTGGAAAGAACAAGCAGTTAAAAAAGGTCAAGCCTATCTTGACATGACTTCATTTTCAAGAAGTGGATTAATCGAGCAATTAACATTTGACGGATTCAGTAATGAAGAAGCGACACACGCAGTTGATACACTCGGATTGTAA
- a CDS encoding ERF family protein: MTALNVNQSKATLYQKIAKVMGKVERVPKNGYNSFHKYKYVQESDLVDHVRKFMVEDGLVLFNNVREYEVNGEIAIATIEFTLCCTDTGESVTSTVVAEGQDKGDKKFYKAMAGATKYYLMKTFLIPTGDDPEADIQTDQRAYGNQQQPFNNNNQSSGNNRSASGGKPITDKQLELIKQRINEITGLVDQEEDAIVDSLKERVGEFAQLKDMTSFQASKCIENLTKWKQSYQNRIQ, translated from the coding sequence ATGACTGCTTTAAATGTAAATCAATCAAAAGCTACGTTATATCAAAAGATTGCTAAAGTCATGGGAAAGGTGGAGCGTGTACCTAAAAACGGGTACAACAGCTTCCACAAATATAAATATGTACAGGAAAGCGACCTAGTAGACCATGTACGTAAATTCATGGTAGAAGATGGACTCGTTCTGTTTAATAACGTGCGAGAGTACGAAGTAAATGGCGAAATTGCGATTGCTACGATTGAGTTTACTTTATGCTGTACCGATACAGGGGAATCAGTGACAAGTACGGTAGTAGCAGAAGGACAGGATAAGGGAGATAAAAAGTTCTATAAAGCAATGGCAGGCGCTACGAAATATTATCTCATGAAAACCTTCCTTATACCGACAGGGGATGACCCCGAAGCGGATATACAAACCGACCAACGAGCATATGGAAATCAGCAACAACCATTTAATAATAACAATCAGTCATCAGGAAATAACCGTTCAGCCAGTGGTGGAAAACCGATTACGGATAAGCAACTGGAACTGATTAAACAACGTATAAATGAAATCACAGGACTGGTTGATCAAGAAGAAGATGCGATTGTCGATTCTTTAAAAGAGCGTGTAGGAGAGTTTGCTCAACTAAAAGATATGACATCTTTCCAAGCAAGCAAATGTATCGAGAATCTAACCAAATGGAAACAGAGCTATCAAAACCGAATTCAGTAG
- a CDS encoding single-stranded DNA-binding protein: MAIITVCGNVGNAEFRYSPNGHPVLTVSIADKRWNFKDEKEETYWIRAVWFGERAEKLANSIPKAKVISVTGKEAYKIYEGKIDRSIDPLDHTILQFKANDDTSPRNDTNQQQEESYPPPSDKDIPFL; encoded by the coding sequence ATGGCAATAATCACAGTTTGCGGAAATGTAGGAAATGCAGAGTTTAGATACAGCCCAAATGGACATCCTGTCCTGACCGTATCCATTGCGGATAAACGTTGGAATTTTAAAGATGAAAAAGAGGAAACATATTGGATTCGAGCAGTTTGGTTTGGCGAACGAGCTGAAAAGCTTGCGAATTCGATTCCAAAAGCCAAAGTAATCTCTGTTACTGGAAAGGAAGCCTACAAAATTTATGAAGGCAAAATTGACCGTAGCATAGACCCACTAGACCATACCATTTTGCAATTTAAAGCAAATGATGATACCTCACCTAGAAACGACACCAATCAACAGCAGGAAGAATCTTATCCACCACCATCTGATAAAGACATTCCCTTCTTATAG
- a CDS encoding HNH endonuclease: MDDYDLYFRPVPKPNHQRRKKKLKNIPKPIRTFVKERDHQQCVVCGHRKSLQLHHLIPKGRYDERLYNLDHVHDPRNLATVCSTCHRKIHDDPSMMERMLEWQKNRFGRVRKEFDLDE, encoded by the coding sequence ATGGATGATTATGATTTATATTTTCGACCTGTACCAAAACCAAATCACCAAAGAAGGAAAAAGAAGCTCAAAAATATACCTAAACCGATTCGTACTTTTGTAAAAGAGCGAGATCATCAACAATGTGTGGTTTGTGGCCACAGAAAAAGTCTGCAATTGCACCATCTGATTCCAAAGGGTAGATATGACGAGCGTTTATATAACTTAGACCATGTTCATGACCCGAGAAACCTTGCAACCGTATGTAGTACATGCCATAGAAAAATACATGATGACCCAAGCATGATGGAACGAATGTTGGAATGGCAAAAAAACCGATTCGGAAGAGTGAGAAAGGAGTTTGATTTAGATGAATGA
- a CDS encoding helix-turn-helix domain-containing protein, whose protein sequence is MNDVIIAQNLIVLMAKKNIRTILELQERTGVSRVTLGKIINGKTENVSLSTLVRICKGLDCDVSDLVKIKVVV, encoded by the coding sequence ATGAATGATGTAATTATCGCTCAGAACTTAATTGTTTTGATGGCTAAGAAAAACATCCGTACGATTCTTGAATTGCAAGAGCGCACCGGCGTATCCCGCGTAACATTAGGAAAAATCATAAATGGAAAAACCGAAAACGTTTCTCTTTCTACACTAGTTCGTATCTGTAAAGGATTAGATTGTGATGTGTCTGACCTTGTGAAAATAAAGGTGGTTGTATAA
- a CDS encoding ATP-binding protein, with amino-acid sequence MRKAINHLPISNSSNKDEKPEPIPCNICGEDRPQLFIDIPLIGERWVSAACQCHVEEQEQWKQDQQQLEKNRKIKKILRLSSSMEELQSYTWDNIKVRPGMESAYKEVKEAVANFKERGKIGVLLFGQSGNGKSHLTAAGANDLLKQGYSVIFLTEKDLLSRFRETDHYDNEERFFEIMNACLEADLLVWDDLLSSQKLDKKEKDWIFQVINGRERANKPIWFTSNLTASEFKSSKYAKVLDDKERTWWRIIGNNNCVYNRASNYRQLLAISRIEGIPIEKLEDV; translated from the coding sequence ATGAGGAAAGCAATCAACCATTTACCAATTTCGAATTCTTCAAATAAAGATGAAAAGCCTGAACCGATTCCTTGTAATATCTGCGGGGAAGATAGACCCCAATTGTTTATCGACATTCCGTTAATCGGTGAACGTTGGGTGTCAGCTGCGTGTCAATGTCATGTAGAGGAACAGGAACAATGGAAACAGGATCAGCAACAGCTTGAAAAGAATCGGAAAATCAAAAAGATTCTACGTTTGTCTAGTAGCATGGAAGAACTGCAGTCCTACACATGGGACAACATTAAAGTTCGCCCAGGGATGGAAAGCGCCTATAAGGAAGTCAAAGAAGCCGTTGCTAATTTTAAAGAGCGGGGAAAAATAGGTGTGCTCTTATTCGGACAGAGTGGAAACGGTAAAAGCCATTTAACCGCCGCAGGTGCGAATGACCTGTTAAAACAAGGCTATTCTGTTATTTTTCTGACGGAAAAAGATTTACTATCCCGCTTCCGAGAAACAGACCATTACGACAATGAAGAACGTTTCTTTGAAATCATGAATGCTTGTTTAGAAGCGGATTTATTGGTATGGGATGATTTACTTTCCTCTCAAAAGCTAGACAAGAAAGAGAAAGACTGGATTTTTCAAGTGATTAACGGAAGGGAACGAGCGAATAAGCCTATTTGGTTTACCAGTAACCTAACCGCTTCCGAATTTAAAAGCAGTAAGTATGCCAAAGTGCTTGATGATAAAGAACGAACATGGTGGAGGATTATCGGGAATAACAATTGCGTTTATAATCGGGCTTCTAATTATCGACAGCTATTAGCCATTAGCCGAATTGAAGGCATTCCGATTGAGAAGCTAGAGGATGTCTAA
- a CDS encoding sigma-70 family RNA polymerase sigma factor, translated as MSQKDNLENHIPMVQSIVNSFYIPNGLDRDDLVQAGLIGIWKASKTYKPNKNTKFSTYAYVAARNEILHLLRKQSRLKPEQNRLLERHAETYEIEQGVIDRFIKEDLEEEEETLIQLLYQGYTQREIAKVLGLTQPSVCQRIRRLRIKGQRKWGEIT; from the coding sequence ATGTCTCAAAAGGACAACCTTGAGAATCATATCCCAATGGTTCAATCCATTGTAAACAGTTTTTATATTCCGAATGGATTAGACCGAGACGATTTGGTTCAGGCGGGCTTGATAGGGATATGGAAAGCCTCCAAAACGTATAAGCCGAATAAAAACACCAAGTTTTCTACGTATGCGTATGTAGCAGCTCGGAACGAAATTCTTCACCTGTTACGAAAGCAATCAAGATTAAAGCCTGAACAGAACCGCTTGCTTGAACGTCATGCCGAGACGTATGAGATTGAGCAAGGAGTGATTGACCGTTTTATTAAAGAGGACTTGGAAGAGGAAGAAGAAACGCTCATTCAACTTCTCTATCAGGGATATACTCAGCGGGAGATCGCCAAGGTATTAGGTTTAACACAACCGAGTGTATGCCAACGGATAAGACGTTTACGAATAAAAGGACAGAGAAAGTGGGGAGAAATAACATGA
- a CDS encoding Holliday junction resolvase: protein MNFIIQGTLPTMNEIIDASKSHWSVYRKMKEDYTNLVAWSCKRLRPVERVNILITWYMKDKRQDKDNIMAGTKFILDGLVEARILKNDGWKEIGDIHHSFRVDKKKPRVHVQLIEL, encoded by the coding sequence GTGAACTTTATCATTCAAGGCACATTGCCAACCATGAATGAGATTATCGACGCTAGTAAATCCCATTGGAGCGTCTACCGAAAGATGAAAGAAGACTATACGAATCTCGTAGCTTGGTCATGCAAGCGATTAAGACCAGTAGAACGTGTTAATATCCTGATCACTTGGTACATGAAAGACAAACGACAAGATAAAGACAATATCATGGCCGGCACAAAATTCATTCTTGATGGATTAGTGGAAGCTCGTATTTTAAAAAACGATGGATGGAAAGAGATAGGGGACATTCATCATTCGTTTCGAGTAGATAAAAAGAAGCCTAGAGTCCATGTTCAATTAATCGAGCTATAG
- a CDS encoding transcriptional regulator, whose amino-acid sequence MPTVKERLSGGTFKHVEGELYHFHETKKELQQIKNEILHTKADLPNVQRVQHLERVIEAISTVYDELPKEKKRLVKILYWSRPQKYNWEGIASQVPISKRQAQRWRKSIVEDIANRLGWR is encoded by the coding sequence TTGCCAACTGTAAAAGAACGACTGAGCGGGGGAACCTTCAAACATGTTGAGGGAGAGCTCTATCATTTTCACGAAACCAAAAAAGAGTTACAACAAATTAAAAACGAGATTCTACATACAAAAGCCGACCTACCGAATGTGCAACGTGTTCAGCATTTGGAACGAGTGATTGAAGCCATTTCAACCGTTTATGATGAATTGCCAAAAGAAAAGAAGCGGTTAGTCAAGATTCTCTATTGGTCACGACCACAGAAATACAATTGGGAAGGCATTGCAAGCCAAGTACCGATTAGTAAAAGACAAGCCCAACGGTGGCGAAAATCCATTGTAGAGGACATTGCGAATAGGTTGGGTTGGCGATGA
- a CDS encoding S8 family peptidase, with the protein MSCNNEIELRPFLVHQVSAEKNEIPDGVQMIEAPEFWKESDQGKGTVVAILDTGISRNHPDLKDQIIGGKNFTTDYKGDETNFEDNNGHGSHVAGTIAAVLNNGGVVGVAPSTKLLILKVLTGEGSGNYDWIINAIKYAADWKGPNGETVSVMNMSLGGPQDVKELHEAIKYAVNEKNIPIVCAAGNEGDDDMTTYEYDYPASYNEVISVGAVDTNYRIAPFSNINEEVDLVAPGVDIQSTYLGSQYAKLSGTSMASPHVAGALALVKVMGEREFGRKLTESELYAQLIKRTVPLEYTRQAVGNGLIQLKYMDKYRELVKFIQANF; encoded by the coding sequence ATGTCATGTAATAACGAAATCGAATTACGTCCATTTTTAGTTCATCAAGTATCTGCGGAAAAGAATGAAATACCTGACGGAGTACAGATGATTGAAGCCCCTGAGTTTTGGAAAGAATCCGACCAAGGAAAAGGAACGGTTGTAGCGATATTAGATACAGGCATTTCACGTAACCATCCTGACTTAAAAGACCAGATTATCGGAGGAAAGAATTTCACAACCGATTACAAAGGCGATGAAACGAATTTTGAAGATAACAATGGACATGGTTCTCATGTAGCAGGAACGATTGCCGCTGTTTTAAATAATGGTGGGGTAGTAGGTGTCGCACCCTCTACGAAACTCTTAATCTTAAAAGTTTTAACAGGTGAAGGTAGCGGAAATTATGATTGGATTATTAATGCAATTAAGTATGCCGCGGATTGGAAAGGACCAAATGGGGAAACTGTCTCTGTTATGAATATGTCATTAGGTGGACCGCAGGACGTAAAAGAATTACATGAAGCGATTAAGTATGCGGTAAACGAAAAGAACATTCCGATTGTGTGCGCAGCTGGTAATGAAGGCGACGATGATATGACTACGTATGAATATGATTATCCTGCAAGCTATAACGAAGTCATTTCTGTAGGAGCGGTGGATACAAACTATCGTATAGCTCCGTTTAGTAACATAAACGAAGAAGTGGATCTCGTAGCCCCCGGTGTAGATATTCAGAGTACGTATTTAGGAAGCCAATATGCAAAACTATCAGGTACGAGTATGGCTAGTCCGCACGTAGCAGGAGCCTTAGCCCTTGTAAAAGTAATGGGAGAGCGAGAGTTTGGAAGAAAGCTAACCGAATCAGAATTATATGCGCAACTTATCAAACGTACTGTACCGCTTGAATATACCCGACAAGCTGTAGGAAATGGACTCATTCAACTGAAATACATGGATAAATACCGAGAGCTCGTTAAATTCATCCAAGCGAATTTTTAG